A stretch of the Epinephelus fuscoguttatus linkage group LG2, E.fuscoguttatus.final_Chr_v1 genome encodes the following:
- the usp47 gene encoding ubiquitin carboxyl-terminal hydrolase 47 isoform X1, which yields MEMVPSEENQFVPKEGVFWSSRQSIFDEMKRISQIQNAAEEPRVLCIIQDITSAKTVNERLTLNLPASTTLSKLYEDVAHKAGYVKATFDLAWGNTQDMAPLDHSSEMSLSDSGFEPGGKRNFLQLTDKDGEQPQIASDESGTADSSGLDDSSQERFIGPLPRDGTAGCSGDYSSPSYSYSSILNKSETGYVGLVNQAMTCYLNSLLQTLFMTPEFRNALYNWEFEESEEDPVTSIPYQLQRLFVLLQTSKKRAIETTDVTRSFGWDSSEAWQQHDVQELCRVMFDALEQKWKQTEQADLINQLYQGKLKDYVRCLECGYESWRIDTYLDIPLVIRPFGASQAYGSVEEALQAFIQPETLDGPNQYFCERCKKKCDARKGLRFLHFPYLLTLQLKRFDFDYTTMHRIKLNDRMTFPEELDMSPFIDVEDEKSPQTESCTDSGAENEGSCHSDQMSNDFSTDDCVDEGICLDSTSSTERVLKPKSLLTFELFSVMVHSGSAAGGHYYACIKSFSDGQWYSFNDQHVSKITQDDIRKTYGGSSGSRGYYSSAFASSTNAYMLIYRLKDPSRNAKYSAVEDFPEHIKNLVQKEKESEEQEKRQREIERNTCKIKLFCMHPVKMMMESKLEVHKDKTLREATEMAYKLMELDGVVSLDCCRLVKYDEFHEYLERSYEGEEDTPMGLLLGGVKSSYMFDLLLETRKPEQVFQPYKPGEVMVKVHVVDLKSETIATPISVRAYLNQTITEFKQLIAQATGLSAENMRVVLERCYNDLRLLYVPNKTLKAEGFFRSNKVFVESSESTDHEVAFTDSLLWKLLDRHGNTIRLLVLLPEQSPGTLANRTLCQKVGGDSDAPFEGSKGNRKSVEAILEESTEKLKNLSLQQQQGSSTSDSQKSSDASDFEHIESPTQEADSNSSLCVAADNRELENRIRATAGGSSGASSDPENHFACEERSDSEVNNDRSTSSVDSDILSSSHSSDTLCNADSGPIQLANGLDSHSITSSRRSKAHEGKKETWDTAEEDSGTDSEYDDNGKSKAEAQYLYFRTEPCSQDDSSSDAQKSLVVHVDKRITLAAFKQNLEPYVGVTSTQFKVFRVYANNQEFESVRLNETLSSFSDDNKITIRLGRALKKGEYRVKVYQLLVNETEPCKFLVDTVFAKGMTVRQSKEELLPQLKEQCKLDLSIDSVRLRKKTWKNPGTVFLDYHVYEEDISISSNWEVFLEVLNEPEKMKSMSQLAVLTRRWSPATMKLGPFQEVILESSSVEELKEKLSEMSNIPLENLEFAKGRGTFPCDISVLEIHQDLDWNPKVSTLNVWPLYICDDGAVVFYRESTEEPMELSEEERNELMKKESSRLLKTGHRVSYSPRKEKALKIYLDGGPAKDPGQD from the exons GGTGTGTTTTGGAGTAGCAGACAGAGTATTtttgatgagatgaagaggatCTCTCAG ATCCAAAATGCAGCTGAGGAGCCCAGAGTGCTGTGTATCATTCAGGACATCACCAGTGCGAAGACGGTCAATGAGAGGCTGACCCTCAACCTGCCTGCTTCCACCACCCTCTCCAAACTCTATGAAGATgttgcccacaaagcaggataTGTGAAAGCCACCTTTGACCTTGCCTGGGGAAATACGCAGGATATG GCACCACTGGACCACAGCAGTGAGATGTCCCTCTCAGATTCGGGGTTTGAGCCTGGTGGTAAGAGGAATTTCCTCCAGCTCACCGATAAAGATGGAGAGCAGCCTCAGATTGCATCG GATGAGTCAGGAACAGCAGATAGCAGTGGACTGGATGACAGCTCCCAAGAGAGGTTTATTGGGCCCCTGCCGAGAGACGGCACTGCAGGCTGCAGTGGTGACTACAGCAGTCCATCTTACTCCTACTCATCCATCCTCAACAAATCTGAAACAG GTTACGTGGGCTTGGTCAACCAAGCTATGACCTGCTATTTGAACAGTCTTCTACAAACACTGTTCATGACGCCAGAGTTCAGAAATGCGCTCTACAA CTGGGAGTTTGAGGAGTCTGAAGAGGATCCAGTCACCAGTATTCCCTACCAGCTGCAAAggctgtttgttttgctgcagaCCAGTAAGAAACGGGCGATTGAGACCACTGATGTGACGCGGAGCTTTGGCTGGGACAGCAGCGAGG CTTGGCAGCAGCATGACGTCCAGGAGCTGTGCAGGGTCATGTTTGATGCCCTGGAGcaaaagtggaaacagacagagCAG GCTGACCTGATCAACCAGCTGTACCAGGGGAAGCTGAAGGATTATGTCCGTTGTCTGGAGTGTGGCTATGAGAGCTGGAGGATTGATACTTACCTGGACATCCCTCTTGTGATCAGACCCTTCGGAGCCAGCCAGGCATATGGCAGTGTG GAAGAGGCTTTGCAGGCATTCATCCAACCGGAAACCCTGGATGGGCCCAATCAGTACTTCTGTGAACGCTGCAAAAAGAAATGTGACGCACGGAAG GGTCTGAGATTTCTGCACTTTCCGTACCTGCTGACACTTCAGCTGAAGCGGTTTGATTTTGACTACACCACTATGCATCGCATCAAGCTTAATGACCGCATGACTTTCCCTGAGGAGCTCGACATGAGTCCATTCATCGATGTAGAAGATGAG AAGTCGCCTCAGACAGAGAGCTGCACTGACAGCGGAGCAGAGAATGAAGGCAGTTGCCACAGCGACCAGATGAGCAACGATTTCTCCACCGATGATTGTGTGGATGAGGGCATCTGCTTGGACAGcaccagcagcacagagagggTGTTGAAGCCAAAG AGTTTGCTGACCTTTGAGCTGTTCTCCGTCATGGTCCATTCTGGGAGCGCTGCGGGTGGCCACTACTACGCCTGCATCAAGTCCTTCAGTGATGGCCAGTGGTACAGTTTCAATGATCAACACGTTAGCAAG ATCACACAAGATGATATCAGGAAGACGTATGGGGGGTCCTCAGGGAGCAGAGGCTATTATTCCAGTGCCTTTGCCAG CTCTACAAATGCATATATGTTGATTTACAGATTGAAAGATCCCTCAAGGAATGCAA AGTATTCAGCTGTGGAAGACTTCCCAGAGCACATAAAGAATCTGGTTCAGAAGGAGAAAGAGTCTGAAGAGCAGGAGAAGCGACAGAGGGAGATTGAGCGCAACACTTGCAAG ATAAAGCTGTTCTGCATGCATCCTGTGAAGATGATGATGGAGAGCAAGCTGGAAGTACACAAGGACAAAACTCTCAGAGAAGCAACAGAGATGGCCTACAAG CTAATGGAGCTGGATGGAGTGGTGTCTCTGGACTGCTGCCGCTTGGTAAAGTATGATGAGTTCCACGAGTACCTGGAGCGCTCCTACGAAGGTGAGGAGGACACGCCGATGGGCCTGCTGCTGGGAGGAGTCAAGTCCTCATATATGTTCGACCTGCTGCTCGAGACCCGCAAACCAGAGCAAGTGTTCCAGCCTTACAAACCTGGAG AGGTAATGGTGAAGGTTCATGTTGTGGATCTGAAGAGCGAGACCATCGCCACTCCAATCAGTGTTCGGGCGTACTTGAACCAGACGatcactgaattcaaacagcTTATTGCACAG GCTACAGGGCTATCTGCAGAAAACATGCGTGTGGTCCTGGAGCGCTGCTACAATGATCTCCGACTCCTGTATGTTCCAAACAAGACACTGAAAGCGGAGGGGTTCTTCAGGAGTAACAAG gTTTTTGTAGAGAGCTCCGAGTCGACAGATCATGAGGTTGCTTTCACTGACTCGCTCTTGTGGAAACTGTTGGATCGTCATGGGAATACGATCCGGCTCTTGGTCTTACTGCCTGAGCAGTCTCCTGGTACCTTGGCTAACAGGACTCTTTGCCAAAAAGTAGGAGGTGACTCTGATGCGCCCTTTGAGGGTTCAAAGGGTAACAGGAAATCTGTAGAGGCGATCCTGGAGGAGAGCACAGAAAAGTTAAAGAatctgtctctgcagcagcagcagggctcCAGCACCAGTGACAGCCAGAAAAGCTCTGACGCCAGCGACTTTGAGCATATCGAATCCCCGACCCAAGAGGCCGACTCAAACTCGTCACTGTGTGTGGCCGCAGACAACAGAGAGTTGGAGAACCGGATCAGGGCCACAGCCGGGGGTAGCAGTGGTGCCTCCTCTGACCCCGAGAACCACTTTGCCTGTGAGGAGCGCTCGGACTCTGAGGTGAACAATGACCGCAGCACAAGCTCAGTGGACAGCGACATCCTGAGCTCCAGCCACAGCAGTGACACGCTGTGCAATGCAGACAGCGGGCCCATACAGCTGGCCAACGGCTTGGACTCGCACAGCATCACAAGTAGCCGTCGCTCCAAAGCCCATGAGGGCAAAAAAGAGACCTGGGACACTGCTGAAGAAGACTCCGGGACAGACAGCGAATATGACGACAATGGGAAGAGCAAGGCAGAGGCTCAGTACCTGTACTTCAGAACAGAGCCGTGTTCTCAGGATGACTCCTCCTCTGATGCACAAAAAT CTCTAGTGGTTCACGTGGACAAGAGAATAACATTAGCAGCATTTAAGCAGAACCTGGAGCCCTACGTGGGAGTCACTTCCACCCAGTTCAAGGTGTTTCGGGTATACGCCAACAACCAGGAGTTTGAGAGCGTACGGCTCAATGAAACACTGTCGTCATTCTCTGATGACAACAAG ATAACCATTCGACTAGGAAGAGCACTGAAAAAGGGTGAATACAGAGTGAAAGTGTATCAACTATTAGTGAATGAAACGGAG CCCTGCAAGTTCCTCGTGGACACGGTGTTTGCCAAGGGCATGACTGTCAGACAGTCTAAAGAGGAGCTGCTCCCTCAGTTGAAAGAGCAGTGCAAGCTTGACCTAAGCATTGACAG tgttcgTCTCAGGAAAAAGACATGGAAGAACCCAGGCACGGTGTTTCTGGACTACCATGTCTATGAAGAAGACATCAGCATCTCCTCCAACTGGGAAGTCTTCTTGGAAGTTCTTAATG AACCAGAGAAGATGAAGTCCATGTCGCAGCTGGCTGTCCTGACCCGGAGGTGGAGCCCCGCCACAATGAAGCTGGGGCCCTTCCAGGAAGTTATTCTGGAGAGCAGCAGTGTAGAAGAACTCAAGGAGAAG CTTAGTGAAATGAGCAATATTCCTCTGGAAAACCTGGAGTTTGCAAAG GGTAGAGGAACATTTCCTTGTGATATTTCCGTGTTGGAGATTCATCAGGATTTGGACTGGAACCCAAAAGTGTCGACTCTAAACGTGTGGCCTCTGTACATCTGTGATGACGGAGCGGTGGTCTTCTACAG GGAGAGCACAGAGGAACCTATGGAGCTGTCAGAGGAGGAGCGCAATGAGCTGATGAAGAAGGAGAGCAGCCGTCTGCTCAAGACTGGACATCGTGTCAGCTACTCACCACGCAAGGAGAAGGCCCTCAAGATCTACCTGGACGGAGGCCCTGCCAAAGACCCGGGGCAGGACTGA
- the dkk3a gene encoding dickkopf-related protein 3a, whose amino-acid sequence MTRVALLVLALTAVCNGILPEIVDSGISHILEDNPAQGQTELDRMFVEVEQLPEDPQQKPEDAFHQTNNESVSPSPHPNNLPPSHHNETAADNVIDNESVHTSAEQETNNITVTAAVQSSDLGNNIDHGCISDGDCGKGKYCLSDKRNSKCLPCKAVDVSCTKDKECCGEQLCIWGQCTLNATKGEAGSTCQYQTDCSPDLCCLFHKALLFPVCSAKPIERERCFGASNHLLELLSWDTQDEGPRKHCPCAGGLHCQHLGRGSMCLKREDSSEEDLTDSLYSEIDYII is encoded by the exons atgacacGAGTCGCCCTGCTAGTTTTGGCTCTCACAGCAGTCTGCAATGGCATCCTCCCTGAGATAGTGGACTCAGGCATCAGTCACATCCTGGAGGATAATCCTGCCCAGGGACAGACGGAGCTGGACCGCATGTTTGTGGAAGTGGAGCAGCTGCCAGAGGATCCGCAGCAGAAGCCTGAGGATGCGTTTCATCAA ACGAACAACGAGAGTGTCAGTCCCAGCCCTCATCCCAATAACCTTCCTCCAAGTCATCACAATGAAACTGCAGCCGATAATGTGATTGATAACGAGTCTGTCCACACCTCAGCAGAGCAG GAGACAAACAACATCACTGTGACCGCAGCCGTCCAGTCCAGTGACCTCGGGAACAATATTGATCAT GGATGCATCAGTGATGGGGACTGTGGGAAGGGAAAGTATTGCCTTTCTGACAAACGCAACTCCAAGTGTCTGCCTTGCAAAGCTGTGGATGTG TCCTGCACTAAGGATAAGGAGTGCTGCGGTGAACAGTTGTGCATATGGGGTCAGTGCACTCTGAATGCAACCAAAGGAGAGGCTGGCAGCACTTGTCAGTACCAGACCGACTGCAGCCCAGACCTCTGCTGTCTTTTCCATAAAG CCCTGCTCTTCCCCGTCTGCTCGGCCAAGCCCATTGAGCGTGAGCGCTGCTTCGGTGCATCCAACCATCTGTTGGAGCTTTTGTCCTGGGACACTCAGGACGAGGGACCCAGGAAACATTGTCCCTGTGCAGGAGGTCTGCACTGCCAGCACCTGGG GCGAGGGTCCATGTGCCTTAAAAGAGAGGACTCGAGTGAAGAGGACCTGACGGACAGTCTGTACTCAGAGATAGACTATATCATCTAG
- the usp47 gene encoding ubiquitin carboxyl-terminal hydrolase 47 isoform X2 has protein sequence MEMVPSEENQFVPKEIQNAAEEPRVLCIIQDITSAKTVNERLTLNLPASTTLSKLYEDVAHKAGYVKATFDLAWGNTQDMAPLDHSSEMSLSDSGFEPGGKRNFLQLTDKDGEQPQIASDESGTADSSGLDDSSQERFIGPLPRDGTAGCSGDYSSPSYSYSSILNKSETGYVGLVNQAMTCYLNSLLQTLFMTPEFRNALYNWEFEESEEDPVTSIPYQLQRLFVLLQTSKKRAIETTDVTRSFGWDSSEAWQQHDVQELCRVMFDALEQKWKQTEQADLINQLYQGKLKDYVRCLECGYESWRIDTYLDIPLVIRPFGASQAYGSVEEALQAFIQPETLDGPNQYFCERCKKKCDARKGLRFLHFPYLLTLQLKRFDFDYTTMHRIKLNDRMTFPEELDMSPFIDVEDEKSPQTESCTDSGAENEGSCHSDQMSNDFSTDDCVDEGICLDSTSSTERVLKPKSLLTFELFSVMVHSGSAAGGHYYACIKSFSDGQWYSFNDQHVSKITQDDIRKTYGGSSGSRGYYSSAFASSTNAYMLIYRLKDPSRNAKYSAVEDFPEHIKNLVQKEKESEEQEKRQREIERNTCKIKLFCMHPVKMMMESKLEVHKDKTLREATEMAYKLMELDGVVSLDCCRLVKYDEFHEYLERSYEGEEDTPMGLLLGGVKSSYMFDLLLETRKPEQVFQPYKPGEVMVKVHVVDLKSETIATPISVRAYLNQTITEFKQLIAQATGLSAENMRVVLERCYNDLRLLYVPNKTLKAEGFFRSNKVFVESSESTDHEVAFTDSLLWKLLDRHGNTIRLLVLLPEQSPGTLANRTLCQKVGGDSDAPFEGSKGNRKSVEAILEESTEKLKNLSLQQQQGSSTSDSQKSSDASDFEHIESPTQEADSNSSLCVAADNRELENRIRATAGGSSGASSDPENHFACEERSDSEVNNDRSTSSVDSDILSSSHSSDTLCNADSGPIQLANGLDSHSITSSRRSKAHEGKKETWDTAEEDSGTDSEYDDNGKSKAEAQYLYFRTEPCSQDDSSSDAQKSLVVHVDKRITLAAFKQNLEPYVGVTSTQFKVFRVYANNQEFESVRLNETLSSFSDDNKITIRLGRALKKGEYRVKVYQLLVNETEPCKFLVDTVFAKGMTVRQSKEELLPQLKEQCKLDLSIDSVRLRKKTWKNPGTVFLDYHVYEEDISISSNWEVFLEVLNEPEKMKSMSQLAVLTRRWSPATMKLGPFQEVILESSSVEELKEKLSEMSNIPLENLEFAKGRGTFPCDISVLEIHQDLDWNPKVSTLNVWPLYICDDGAVVFYRESTEEPMELSEEERNELMKKESSRLLKTGHRVSYSPRKEKALKIYLDGGPAKDPGQD, from the exons ATCCAAAATGCAGCTGAGGAGCCCAGAGTGCTGTGTATCATTCAGGACATCACCAGTGCGAAGACGGTCAATGAGAGGCTGACCCTCAACCTGCCTGCTTCCACCACCCTCTCCAAACTCTATGAAGATgttgcccacaaagcaggataTGTGAAAGCCACCTTTGACCTTGCCTGGGGAAATACGCAGGATATG GCACCACTGGACCACAGCAGTGAGATGTCCCTCTCAGATTCGGGGTTTGAGCCTGGTGGTAAGAGGAATTTCCTCCAGCTCACCGATAAAGATGGAGAGCAGCCTCAGATTGCATCG GATGAGTCAGGAACAGCAGATAGCAGTGGACTGGATGACAGCTCCCAAGAGAGGTTTATTGGGCCCCTGCCGAGAGACGGCACTGCAGGCTGCAGTGGTGACTACAGCAGTCCATCTTACTCCTACTCATCCATCCTCAACAAATCTGAAACAG GTTACGTGGGCTTGGTCAACCAAGCTATGACCTGCTATTTGAACAGTCTTCTACAAACACTGTTCATGACGCCAGAGTTCAGAAATGCGCTCTACAA CTGGGAGTTTGAGGAGTCTGAAGAGGATCCAGTCACCAGTATTCCCTACCAGCTGCAAAggctgtttgttttgctgcagaCCAGTAAGAAACGGGCGATTGAGACCACTGATGTGACGCGGAGCTTTGGCTGGGACAGCAGCGAGG CTTGGCAGCAGCATGACGTCCAGGAGCTGTGCAGGGTCATGTTTGATGCCCTGGAGcaaaagtggaaacagacagagCAG GCTGACCTGATCAACCAGCTGTACCAGGGGAAGCTGAAGGATTATGTCCGTTGTCTGGAGTGTGGCTATGAGAGCTGGAGGATTGATACTTACCTGGACATCCCTCTTGTGATCAGACCCTTCGGAGCCAGCCAGGCATATGGCAGTGTG GAAGAGGCTTTGCAGGCATTCATCCAACCGGAAACCCTGGATGGGCCCAATCAGTACTTCTGTGAACGCTGCAAAAAGAAATGTGACGCACGGAAG GGTCTGAGATTTCTGCACTTTCCGTACCTGCTGACACTTCAGCTGAAGCGGTTTGATTTTGACTACACCACTATGCATCGCATCAAGCTTAATGACCGCATGACTTTCCCTGAGGAGCTCGACATGAGTCCATTCATCGATGTAGAAGATGAG AAGTCGCCTCAGACAGAGAGCTGCACTGACAGCGGAGCAGAGAATGAAGGCAGTTGCCACAGCGACCAGATGAGCAACGATTTCTCCACCGATGATTGTGTGGATGAGGGCATCTGCTTGGACAGcaccagcagcacagagagggTGTTGAAGCCAAAG AGTTTGCTGACCTTTGAGCTGTTCTCCGTCATGGTCCATTCTGGGAGCGCTGCGGGTGGCCACTACTACGCCTGCATCAAGTCCTTCAGTGATGGCCAGTGGTACAGTTTCAATGATCAACACGTTAGCAAG ATCACACAAGATGATATCAGGAAGACGTATGGGGGGTCCTCAGGGAGCAGAGGCTATTATTCCAGTGCCTTTGCCAG CTCTACAAATGCATATATGTTGATTTACAGATTGAAAGATCCCTCAAGGAATGCAA AGTATTCAGCTGTGGAAGACTTCCCAGAGCACATAAAGAATCTGGTTCAGAAGGAGAAAGAGTCTGAAGAGCAGGAGAAGCGACAGAGGGAGATTGAGCGCAACACTTGCAAG ATAAAGCTGTTCTGCATGCATCCTGTGAAGATGATGATGGAGAGCAAGCTGGAAGTACACAAGGACAAAACTCTCAGAGAAGCAACAGAGATGGCCTACAAG CTAATGGAGCTGGATGGAGTGGTGTCTCTGGACTGCTGCCGCTTGGTAAAGTATGATGAGTTCCACGAGTACCTGGAGCGCTCCTACGAAGGTGAGGAGGACACGCCGATGGGCCTGCTGCTGGGAGGAGTCAAGTCCTCATATATGTTCGACCTGCTGCTCGAGACCCGCAAACCAGAGCAAGTGTTCCAGCCTTACAAACCTGGAG AGGTAATGGTGAAGGTTCATGTTGTGGATCTGAAGAGCGAGACCATCGCCACTCCAATCAGTGTTCGGGCGTACTTGAACCAGACGatcactgaattcaaacagcTTATTGCACAG GCTACAGGGCTATCTGCAGAAAACATGCGTGTGGTCCTGGAGCGCTGCTACAATGATCTCCGACTCCTGTATGTTCCAAACAAGACACTGAAAGCGGAGGGGTTCTTCAGGAGTAACAAG gTTTTTGTAGAGAGCTCCGAGTCGACAGATCATGAGGTTGCTTTCACTGACTCGCTCTTGTGGAAACTGTTGGATCGTCATGGGAATACGATCCGGCTCTTGGTCTTACTGCCTGAGCAGTCTCCTGGTACCTTGGCTAACAGGACTCTTTGCCAAAAAGTAGGAGGTGACTCTGATGCGCCCTTTGAGGGTTCAAAGGGTAACAGGAAATCTGTAGAGGCGATCCTGGAGGAGAGCACAGAAAAGTTAAAGAatctgtctctgcagcagcagcagggctcCAGCACCAGTGACAGCCAGAAAAGCTCTGACGCCAGCGACTTTGAGCATATCGAATCCCCGACCCAAGAGGCCGACTCAAACTCGTCACTGTGTGTGGCCGCAGACAACAGAGAGTTGGAGAACCGGATCAGGGCCACAGCCGGGGGTAGCAGTGGTGCCTCCTCTGACCCCGAGAACCACTTTGCCTGTGAGGAGCGCTCGGACTCTGAGGTGAACAATGACCGCAGCACAAGCTCAGTGGACAGCGACATCCTGAGCTCCAGCCACAGCAGTGACACGCTGTGCAATGCAGACAGCGGGCCCATACAGCTGGCCAACGGCTTGGACTCGCACAGCATCACAAGTAGCCGTCGCTCCAAAGCCCATGAGGGCAAAAAAGAGACCTGGGACACTGCTGAAGAAGACTCCGGGACAGACAGCGAATATGACGACAATGGGAAGAGCAAGGCAGAGGCTCAGTACCTGTACTTCAGAACAGAGCCGTGTTCTCAGGATGACTCCTCCTCTGATGCACAAAAAT CTCTAGTGGTTCACGTGGACAAGAGAATAACATTAGCAGCATTTAAGCAGAACCTGGAGCCCTACGTGGGAGTCACTTCCACCCAGTTCAAGGTGTTTCGGGTATACGCCAACAACCAGGAGTTTGAGAGCGTACGGCTCAATGAAACACTGTCGTCATTCTCTGATGACAACAAG ATAACCATTCGACTAGGAAGAGCACTGAAAAAGGGTGAATACAGAGTGAAAGTGTATCAACTATTAGTGAATGAAACGGAG CCCTGCAAGTTCCTCGTGGACACGGTGTTTGCCAAGGGCATGACTGTCAGACAGTCTAAAGAGGAGCTGCTCCCTCAGTTGAAAGAGCAGTGCAAGCTTGACCTAAGCATTGACAG tgttcgTCTCAGGAAAAAGACATGGAAGAACCCAGGCACGGTGTTTCTGGACTACCATGTCTATGAAGAAGACATCAGCATCTCCTCCAACTGGGAAGTCTTCTTGGAAGTTCTTAATG AACCAGAGAAGATGAAGTCCATGTCGCAGCTGGCTGTCCTGACCCGGAGGTGGAGCCCCGCCACAATGAAGCTGGGGCCCTTCCAGGAAGTTATTCTGGAGAGCAGCAGTGTAGAAGAACTCAAGGAGAAG CTTAGTGAAATGAGCAATATTCCTCTGGAAAACCTGGAGTTTGCAAAG GGTAGAGGAACATTTCCTTGTGATATTTCCGTGTTGGAGATTCATCAGGATTTGGACTGGAACCCAAAAGTGTCGACTCTAAACGTGTGGCCTCTGTACATCTGTGATGACGGAGCGGTGGTCTTCTACAG GGAGAGCACAGAGGAACCTATGGAGCTGTCAGAGGAGGAGCGCAATGAGCTGATGAAGAAGGAGAGCAGCCGTCTGCTCAAGACTGGACATCGTGTCAGCTACTCACCACGCAAGGAGAAGGCCCTCAAGATCTACCTGGACGGAGGCCCTGCCAAAGACCCGGGGCAGGACTGA